The stretch of DNA ataagttgacctgaagtgtactacgggcgaactacaatgctcagaagagaaggagtcatatttggctttttgagagcaaattttgctcgggggcatgtcgcatttaggaagcccatatggtgccaggacagcaaaataacccccacatggcataccattttggaaactagaccccttgaggaacgtaacaaggcgtaaagtgagcatttaccccccactggtgtctgtcatatctttggaacagtgggctgtacaacatttttgatttgcacagcccattcttccaaagatctgtcagacacctgtggggtgtaaattctcactgcacccctcattacattccgtgaggggtgtagtttccgaaatggggtcacatgtggggttttgttttttttgcgtttgtcaaaaccgctgtaacaatcagccacccctgtgcaaatcacctcaaatgtacatggcgcactctcccttctgggtcttgttgtgcgcccccagaacactttacgcccacatatggggtatctccgtagtcgggagaaattgcattacaaattttggggggcttttttcccctttacctcttgtcaaaatgaaaagtatagggcaacaccagcgtgttagtgtaaaaagttttttttttttttttacactaacatgctggtgtagaccccaactttaccttttcataaggggtgaaaggagaaaaagacccccaagatttgttagtcaatttctcccgagtacggcgataccccatatgtggccctaaactgttgccttgaaatacgacagggctccgaagtgagagcgccatgtgcatttgaggcctgacttagggatttgcataggggtggacataggggtattctacgccagtgattcccaaacagggtgcctacagctgttgcaaaactcccagcatgcctggacagtcaacggctgtccggcaatactgggagttgttgttttgcaacagctggaggctccattttggaaagagtggcgtaccaggcgtttttcatttttattggggagggaggggggctgtgtaggggtatgtgtatatgtagtgttttttactttttattttattttgtggtagtgtagtgtttttagggtacagtcacacaggccggggattacagcgagtttgagccgccgcgcaaaatttgctgcattgcaaacttgcagcccgatactcactgtaagccccctgcccatgtgagtgtaccctgtacattcacagggggggacctccagctgttgcaaaactactactcccagcatgcctgagaatgtttgggagttgtggttttgcaacagctggaggcacacgggttgggaaacactgagttaggaaacaatgtttcccaaccagtgtgcgtccagctgttgcaaaaccacaactcccaaacattctcaggcatgctgggagtagtagttcggcaacatctttagagccagatgttgccgaactacaactcccagcatgcttggagttgtagttttgcaacatctggaggactacagtttgcagaccactaatacagtggttcccaatctgtgcccttccagatgttgcaaaactacaactcccagtatgccaaaactgtccaggcatgctgggagttgtagttctgcaacatctgatgggccagatgttacagcactacaactcccagcatgcctggacagtaaggacatgctgaggatgtgtagttttgcaacatctggaagggcacagtggtacaaaaactgtggacctccagatgttgcaaaactgcaactcccagcatgcccagatgccaagggctgtctgggcatgctgggagttgtagtttacagggtcctattacagcaatgcatgtcgctttacggcgacgtgcattgctgtaaagggcccgaacgcggctgaagatatactcacctgttgccgccgccgccgctgtcttcatcgccgggatccgggtcttcagggatgaggtaagtaccggggccggtccccaacactcccccgtcccccgcggcatcctccggtcttcctcccgtcctctctggactttcaggggccgggcaggatgggaggaagtaacccccccctgcgattggttggttaactaaccgacggatcacaggggatccacctcgctcctagcctccagcacggtcctggctgtctgtgacagccgggatcatgcgaaattaccgggtggtcgggtcccagagacccgatcagcccggtatcgccgcagatcgcaagggcgatttcccttgcgatttgcggcgatcgccgacatggggggcctacatggccccactcggcgtttgccctggatgcctgctgaaggatttcagcaggcatccggttccgatctctgcccggcgagcggcagagaccggaaaacgccaggacgtatggggacgtcctgggtccttaaagcccagggtgcggggatgtccccgtacgccctgggtccttaagaggttaaacactaATTTTCATGCAAACAACTTATAATTttgtaacagaagtaaaacaaaatcagacctatgtaagttgggtatcattttaatcgtatggacctacacccaacatataatggtcgtcccggaaccaattaccagttttccatagagatatgtactcaacatacaatggttctcctggagccaattaatattgtttgttgagggaccactgtatattgcaaTTGAAAACGGAAATGTGTTGGGGGTTACTGTAGAACCCCCGGATCAGTGGTATCCAAATTTTGaatctgcagatgttgcaaaactacaactcttagcaccCCTAGCTCTGGGTTTAGTGACTCCTATAGGTGCCTCCTTTCTGTCAGGTAGATTATCATTTAGGTTCAGCTGCATGTACTGTGCTATGAGCCTTCTGCTAAACATAACCCTGCTGTTTCTGCAGCAAGAGATACAGAGCAGCCATGCCTGAGGTGGACACTGATGCGCTCGATGAGAAGCAGGTTCAGCTGCTCTCGGAGATGTGTATCCTGATCGATGAGAATGACAAGAAGATTGGAGCCGACACCAAGAAAAACTGTCACCTGAATGAGAACATCAATAAAGGTAAAGGGACTGCCGGGGAGCTGTAAGGAATGTGCATTATAGTCTGAAATACATGTAGGTTGGGGGGAGGAGAGGATCCTTATCGATCACACACAAACATTACCTGATATTTCCTTCAGATAGACGCAGACCTGTGACTGCCTTTATATTGGCCCACAGTATTACCAGTATAGGTTTTAGTTTTGTGTAACACCCATTACagttagagtacctgtcaccaaatgtaacgtttaatatagtgttccttgtgtacttagcagacactttcccattcacttgcttttgaaattatcaacataaatttgtttaaaatgtaatagaaaaatacACATCCTTGTGTCGTTAACTGGGTATGGTGTGGGCTCTCGACTCAAGCCCGCGTCCTACTGGCCAGCCATCAGCTAAATCTTGTAGCTAagggccagcgttaatagccaacaaatgcgcgatcgccgtggccggctattaaccctttagattgccgctgtcaatgctgacagcggtgtctaaaggtacCTTTATCTGCTCTCTGGtgatccagtggggtggatcgcccccagcACGATCGCGGGGGGCAATCCatttctgaggtagccggagggtttACCTCTGCTCCTGTGTGGGCTGTTgtactgtgaatgataaagcctggcaggaccaggctttatcagtcaagcacagagcacacagatcaatgtggttctatgcaaccacattgatctgtatgaggaatcaaatgattcctcctaaaagtcccctaagggaaagTGGTAAAAAGGTTTCaaacacacattaaaggggtactccacccctagacatcttatcccctgtccaaaggataggggataagatgtctgatcggcggcgggacccccacaatacaaaatgcggcacccacctgtttctgctccggaagcgttgaagggtctgggtcctgaccacgggaacggaagttcgtgacgtcacgactccgcccccgtctgacatcacatcccgccccctcaatgcaagtctatgggactacggccgtcacgccccctcccatagatttccattgaggggacggggcgtgacgttacacgggggcggagtcgtgatgtcatgaacttccgttcccgtggtcgggacccagaccctccaatgCTTCAagagcagcctttggctgtctgggcatgcagggagttgcagtttggccttcctagtggttgccacagtaaagatcactttatttTCATTCTCTGCTCATGATAACGTTTTAAACCCCGTTagcgggactcaggacgtacaggtccACCCGGAGTTCTTAAGTGGTTGAagctctgaaatggtttttaaggacaggaggggtgttgggagtagttagggaacatagcctgaggtagtttacaacagtttatttggtgacaggtactttttaatagaCGTTACACAATTTGCGTCTAGTCCCTGCTTTGGCCACTTTCTGCTTTTTTGACCACTTCCAGCTGCTGGAAGGATCCACATGCCCTATGGTGTAGTGAGGTTGGTCAGGGAATCTTTATGCTTTGTATTTTGCAGACATTGGttttgctatataaaaaaaatctggatTTTGAAATGGTAACTAAATATTTACAATAGAAAAGTGATTTTCTCTTGTGCATTGTCAGGAGGGATCCTCCCTTTACAACCTACGGATTATAGGTGTGTTTTTGTGGatgacatatttatttatttttattttttttattccaggaaTGCTGCACAGAGCCTTCAGTGTGTTCTTGTTTAACACAGAAAATAAACTCTTGTTACAGCAAAGATCAGATGCTAAAATCACCTTCCCAGGTTTGTATTTCTACATCTATTACAAACTATATAAAGATCCTAGAGATTCACCCTCACCCCTTTACTTTATAACGCAAGCAGGTTGGGCAGAGTCATATCCCATGTCACCTAGTTCTACACTAGGCAGATAGTCTACACGTATTGGGTGTTTCATAAGGAAGTATTGCTGAAAATAAAGGCAATCCCCATAGGAACTAGTTTGAAAGGGGCTTCTAGGTGAAAAATGTGTCTGTAAAACTCTTAATAAGAAATGATTACATTTATTTTCAATTACAAGTTGTGTATTGGATCCACTTTTCTTAACCCAGCAGTCATGCATGTTACAACTGGGTCTGAGGGAGTAATCTGGCCCTGATGATGAATCATGGTCATGTGATgtgtggaccttaaaggggtaccccgcccctagacatcttatcccctatccaaggatttaggggataagatgtctgatctctccTGCTTCACCCCGTACATCAgcagcctgggcatgctgggagttgtagctttgcagcagctgaaggcaccctggttgggaaacactgccctatacacataaccacttgaaggggtactccaccactagacatcttatcctttatctaaATGATAGTGAATAAGATGTCTGAGGGGGCCTTCCATTGGGGGCCACCATGATCTCTCCTTCTGCATCCCCGAACATCAGTagcctggagctatgtttgctccgtggctgatgacgggtgatacaggggacagagtattgtgacgtcacagcacagCCCCCTTGTGCCGTCATgccctgccccttcaatgcaagcctatgggagggggcgtggcatcacgatatcccgtcccctgtatcgcccgttatcagccacagagcaaacatagctccaggctgctgatgttcgagggtgcagcaggagagatcgtgggggtccccagtggcgggcctcctcaagcatcttatccccctatccttttggataggggataagatgtctaggggtggagtaccccttcaagtggtTATGTGtacagggcagtgtttcccaaccagggtgccttcagctgctgcaaaactacaactcccagcatgcccggacagccgaagcctgtccgggcatgctgggagttgtagttatgcaacagctggaggcaccttggttgggaaacactgatatagggtATAACTACAGTGACAGTTTGGTGGGGATCCAGTGATCATGGGAACAGGGATCAGGTTTCCCCTAAGTAAACGGAAAGGTAGCATGTATGCTtgcccactgctccattcattctttatgggACTTCTAAGCATAGGGTAGAGTTCAGCACTGGGCGGTCAAACTGTCTAGATCTCCTGCTGGTGTAAGTCTCACTAGATCACGCAGCTGGAGCCGCTCTGGATCTTCCCTGCTGGCATTTATTGGATGGTGACAGAGCAATTCTTGTTGTGCACTTTTTGGGTGGGAGAGATTCCCCAGTTGGCATATGAGGCCTCTAAAGTAATGGTGCCAATCACAGGGGAATAGAGGAATATAGACACAAATGAATGCCTGGCATCTGGTTTACTTTTTAAAACCTGATTTTTAAGTGGGCCTCCATAGTAGTGTACTGTAGTAGTAATATGTTACATGTGTTTTAGAGCTCTTTTATATCATGGATTAGGTTGTTACACGAACACATGCTGCAGTCACCCACTCAACACCCCCTCTGAAACTGAGGAAGCAGACGCTATTGGGGTGCGACGAGCGGCTCAGAGGAGGTTGAAGGCCGAATTAGGAATTCCGCTGGAGCAGGTATGATTGCATACCACTGGGACTCTATCGTAAACGTTGTTGGAAATTTCTGTTACTAGTAGTCTCTTCGTGACATTGAATTGTCTTGTGTATTGTGCGAGATCAAAAAAATTATACTCTCCTGCACTAATCAATTCCAACTGGGCCTAGTTCTTTCTGATTTTAAtttggacacacaaaaaaaaaacaccttagcTAGTAATTGGACAAACGGCTACTTCCTGTGTAGAAACctaaatgcattaaaggggtaccccgctggccagcgttcagaagtaaaatgttttaaacactgttttcgcactgcgggggttgaccacgcccctcatgacatcacagccacacccacttaatgcaagtctatgtgaggcagtcacaccccctcccatagacttgcattgagggggcatggctgttacgtcacacggggcgtggccgacccctgcatcgcgaaaacagcatttggaacattttacttccgaatgctggccagtggagtaccccttttttaaacaaaaaaaatagcagtTACTAACCTCTCTGATCTCATGCTGCTCCCTGGTTTAGACTCCAATCGGCACCCCGGTTTTCCTTCAGTAGCGTATGTCACCTGACTGCTGTGGCCCTCACGACATCATGGCTACCATCACTGTGTGGTGATGTCAGGAGTACAGCATCTGGCTGCTATTTGGCTGTGGCGGTCACATGACATGTTCTCTAAAAGGCAGACTGGGGAAGCATTGCAGCATCAGAGAGGTGACTGTTTGTTTAATGTGTTTTGGGGCCCTTTTACAACTtcaaatgcataaaaaaaagcataattaTAATGTTAGTTAAACATAAATGCTGAAAAAgtagacataaaaaaaatatatatatatatatttattaaaaagagCAATATGGCAGAGAAATCACTACTGGATACAGAGACATAAGGTGGCGGTGAGTACGAAACAGGAACTTGAGGGTATATAAACACCTTAACCAATACCAAACCCAAAGTATGGCATAAGGTGAtaatgcaaaaaacaaaataatcaaTGCACCAATGAtaacagcatttaaaaaaaaaaaaaaaaaaaaaaaaaaagtattgccaAGTGATATCTAGTTAGCAAGTGAACAACCACATAACATTTCACGCTTTGATTTGTGAACCGCCACCTTATGTCTCTGCATCTAGTGGGGATTTCTCCGCCATATTATTCTTTTTAAatgtgtcagtttttttttttttttttttagcatttgtgTTTAATAAAATACCGTAATCATAAAtaccctatttttattttattaatttttatttttttttttgttacattaactAACTAATCTTATGGTCACTAAAACGAATGGGATTGTGTTGAAGCTCAGATGCATAACTCGTCATCGTACTTGGTGGACACTATAGTGACTTCCCATACTTCATTCCTAGGTAACCCCTGACGAACTTAGATATCTAACCAGGATTCACTACAAAGCCCAGTCAGATGGCATCTGGGGAGAACATGAAATAGATTACATCCTGTTTGTACAGAAAGATGTCTCCGTTGATCCAGATCCCAATGAGATCAAGAGCCATTGCTACGTCTCCAAAGAAGAGCTGACCCAGT from Hyla sarda isolate aHylSar1 chromosome 5, aHylSar1.hap1, whole genome shotgun sequence encodes:
- the LOC130273168 gene encoding isopentenyl-diphosphate Delta-isomerase 1-like isoform X1, whose product is MVGGACVLKGLGSGLRSVVRQSVRSSPYGSKRYRAAMPEVDTDALDEKQVQLLSEMCILIDENDKKIGADTKKNCHLNENINKGMLHRAFSVFLFNTENKLLLQQRSDAKITFPGCYTNTCCSHPLNTPSETEEADAIGVRRAAQRRLKAELGIPLEQVTPDELRYLTRIHYKAQSDGIWGEHEIDYILFVQKDVSVDPDPNEIKSHCYVSKEELTQLLDRAKRGEVKITPWFQLIAEAFLYKWWDNLENLKSFEDHDKIHRM
- the LOC130273168 gene encoding isopentenyl-diphosphate Delta-isomerase 1-like isoform X2, with protein sequence MPEVDTDALDEKQVQLLSEMCILIDENDKKIGADTKKNCHLNENINKGMLHRAFSVFLFNTENKLLLQQRSDAKITFPGCYTNTCCSHPLNTPSETEEADAIGVRRAAQRRLKAELGIPLEQVTPDELRYLTRIHYKAQSDGIWGEHEIDYILFVQKDVSVDPDPNEIKSHCYVSKEELTQLLDRAKRGEVKITPWFQLIAEAFLYKWWDNLENLKSFEDHDKIHRM